In Hasllibacter sp. MH4015, the following proteins share a genomic window:
- a CDS encoding ABC transporter permease, with protein MNLQAVRAIYIFEMARTFRTIAQSIISPVLSTSLYFVVFGTAIGSRIEQVEGVSYGAFIVPGLIMLTVLTQSISNASFGIYFPKFIGTIYELLSAPASFLEITAGYVLAAATKSFMIGLIILVTAFFFVDLQILHPVWMLTFLVLTCLSFSLFGFIIGIWAQNFEQLQLIPLLAVTPLVFLGGSFYSITMLPETWQTISLFNPVVYLVSGFRWSFFGTADVALVWSIVAILGFTLACILTIGWIFKTGWRIRA; from the coding sequence ATGAACCTGCAAGCCGTCCGCGCGATCTATATCTTCGAGATGGCGCGCACCTTCCGCACCATCGCGCAGTCCATCATCTCTCCGGTCCTGTCGACCTCGCTCTACTTCGTGGTCTTCGGCACGGCCATCGGGTCGCGCATCGAGCAGGTGGAGGGCGTCAGCTATGGCGCCTTCATCGTGCCGGGGCTCATCATGCTGACGGTGCTGACCCAGTCGATTTCGAACGCGAGCTTCGGCATCTATTTCCCGAAATTCATCGGCACGATCTATGAATTGCTCTCTGCGCCGGCCTCGTTCCTGGAAATCACGGCGGGCTACGTTCTTGCGGCGGCGACGAAGAGCTTCATGATCGGGCTCATCATCCTCGTCACCGCGTTCTTCTTCGTGGATTTGCAGATCCTGCACCCGGTCTGGATGCTGACCTTCCTTGTGCTGACATGCCTGTCGTTCAGCCTGTTCGGCTTCATCATCGGCATCTGGGCGCAGAATTTCGAGCAATTGCAGCTGATCCCGCTTCTCGCGGTCACGCCCTTGGTGTTCCTGGGCGGGTCGTTCTATTCCATCACGATGCTGCCCGAGACGTGGCAGACGATCAGCCTGTTCAACCCGGTCGTCTACCTGGTGAGCGGATTCCGGTGGAGCTTTTTCGGAACGGCGGACGTGGCGCTGGTCTGGTCCATCGTGGCGATCCTCGGCTTCACGCTGGCCTGCATCCTGACGATCGGCTGGATCTTCAAGACCGGCTGGCGGATCCGCGCGTGA
- the rimM gene encoding ribosome maturation factor RimM (Essential for efficient processing of 16S rRNA) encodes MAKSDQVCVGAIMGAFGVRGEVRVKSFCAEPSDIGAYGPLSTEDGTRQFTLTLTRPVKTGYAAKLSGIRDKDAADALRGTRLYAPRSALPSLPDDEFYHADLIGLAVLDTGGEAIGKVAAILNHGAGDILEVRGKGLGNGLLIPFTAAVVPTVDLTAGRIIVDPPDGLLSDEPAPRSADKG; translated from the coding sequence ATGGCAAAATCCGACCAGGTCTGCGTCGGCGCGATCATGGGCGCCTTCGGCGTCCGGGGGGAGGTGCGCGTGAAAAGCTTCTGCGCGGAACCATCGGATATCGGCGCCTACGGGCCGCTTTCCACCGAAGATGGCACGCGCCAATTCACGCTCACCCTGACCCGCCCGGTGAAAACCGGCTACGCCGCCAAACTCTCCGGCATCCGTGACAAGGACGCCGCCGACGCCCTGCGGGGCACCCGCCTCTACGCTCCGCGCAGCGCGCTTCCCTCCCTGCCCGATGACGAATTCTACCATGCCGACCTGATCGGCCTCGCCGTGCTCGACACGGGCGGAGAGGCCATCGGCAAGGTCGCCGCGATCCTCAACCACGGGGCCGGTGACATCCTCGAAGTGCGCGGCAAAGGCCTTGGCAACGGCCTTCTGATCCCCTTCACCGCCGCTGTCGTGCCCACGGTGGATCTCACCGCAGGCCGCATCATCGTCGACCCGCCCGATGGTCTTTTGTCCGACGAACCCGCCCCCAGGTCCGCTGACAAGGGCTGA
- the rpsP gene encoding 30S ribosomal protein S16, whose product MAIKLRLARGGSKKRPFYRIVAADSRMPRDGRFIEKLGTYNPLLPKDSEERVKMDMDRVQHWLDNGAQPTDRVSRFLEAAGVIEKKERANMKKAEPGKKAVERAEEKAAKAAAAAEAAAAPAEEPVAEDAPAEDAPAEDAAATDAPAEEEKAD is encoded by the coding sequence ATGGCCATCAAACTTCGTCTCGCCCGCGGCGGCTCCAAGAAACGCCCCTTCTACCGGATCGTTGCCGCCGACAGCCGCATGCCCCGCGACGGTCGCTTCATCGAGAAGCTCGGCACCTACAACCCGCTCCTGCCCAAGGACAGCGAAGAGCGCGTGAAAATGGACATGGACCGCGTCCAGCACTGGCTCGATAACGGCGCGCAACCGACCGACCGCGTCAGCCGTTTCCTCGAAGCCGCCGGCGTGATCGAGAAGAAAGAGCGCGCCAACATGAAGAAGGCAGAGCCCGGCAAGAAAGCCGTGGAACGGGCCGAGGAGAAAGCCGCCAAGGCCGCCGCTGCCGCCGAAGCCGCCGCGGCACCCGCCGAGGAACCCGTGGCCGAAGATGCACCGGCGGAAGACGCACCCGCAGAGGACGCGGCCGCCACTGACGCACCCGCCGAAGAAGAAAAGGCGGACTAA
- a CDS encoding chorismate mutase, producing MTQDAVTRAAAILAEHRDSIDRLDAILIYTLGERFKHTQAVGRLKAEHDLPPSDPAREAAQIARLEDLSNRADLDPDFAKKLMRFVIDEVIRHHEQHQS from the coding sequence ATGACCCAAGACGCCGTAACCCGCGCGGCCGCGATTTTGGCCGAACATCGCGACAGCATCGACCGGCTCGATGCCATCCTCATTTACACCCTGGGTGAGCGGTTCAAGCACACCCAGGCCGTCGGCCGCCTCAAGGCCGAACACGACCTTCCGCCCAGCGATCCCGCGCGCGAAGCCGCGCAGATCGCACGGCTCGAAGACTTGTCGAACCGGGCCGACCTCGACCCGGATTTTGCCAAGAAACTCATGCGCTTCGTCATCGACGAGGTGATCCGACACCACGAACAACATCAATCGTAG
- a CDS encoding GNAT family N-acetyltransferase, with translation MIPVLKTSHLTLRGPEASDFPAFRDYFASDRSIHTGGPKDERQAWILFAAELGHWHLHGFGMWTVEADGTPVGLVGCWFPQGWPEREIGWLIWEDYEGRGFAFEAACAARAHCYGPFGWDTAVSYIHRDNARSIALAERLGCTRDDTARHPNAEALVYRHPAPAEVAA, from the coding sequence ATGATCCCCGTCCTCAAGACCTCCCACCTCACCCTGCGCGGCCCCGAGGCCAGCGATTTCCCCGCCTTCCGGGATTACTTCGCCTCCGACCGCTCGATCCATACCGGCGGGCCGAAGGACGAACGGCAGGCCTGGATTCTGTTCGCGGCGGAACTTGGCCATTGGCACCTGCACGGTTTCGGCATGTGGACGGTGGAGGCTGACGGCACGCCCGTCGGCCTTGTCGGCTGCTGGTTTCCCCAAGGCTGGCCGGAGCGGGAAATCGGCTGGCTGATCTGGGAGGATTACGAAGGTCGCGGCTTCGCGTTCGAGGCCGCGTGCGCCGCCCGCGCACACTGCTACGGCCCCTTCGGATGGGATACCGCCGTCAGCTACATCCACCGCGACAATGCGCGGTCCATCGCGTTGGCGGAACGGCTGGGATGCACGCGCGATGACACGGCCCGCCACCCCAATGCGGAGGCGCTCGTCTACCGCCACCCCGCCCCGGCGGAGGTCGCGGCATGA
- a CDS encoding GNAT family N-acetyltransferase, with amino-acid sequence MTELRTDRLILRQVSPDDWPIYERWHGEDRDEAWDEFTGDIGHWAVLGYGWFIVRKSDTPVGNVALHHPPAHGEPELAWNTYDGHRGAGYAPEAARAVLDWAPTVIGDARIVSYIDRNNAASKRVAEKLGARFDGEMATHDPKCEIWVHGGAA; translated from the coding sequence ATGACCGAACTGCGCACCGACCGTCTGATCCTGCGCCAGGTCTCCCCGGACGATTGGCCGATCTACGAACGTTGGCACGGCGAGGATCGCGATGAAGCCTGGGATGAATTCACCGGCGATATCGGCCATTGGGCCGTCCTGGGCTATGGCTGGTTCATCGTGCGCAAGAGCGACACCCCGGTCGGCAACGTGGCGCTTCACCATCCCCCCGCCCATGGGGAGCCGGAACTTGCCTGGAACACCTACGACGGACATCGCGGTGCGGGCTACGCGCCCGAGGCCGCGCGCGCGGTGCTCGATTGGGCGCCGACCGTGATCGGCGACGCCCGCATCGTGAGCTACATCGACCGGAACAACGCGGCCTCCAAGCGGGTCGCCGAAAAACTCGGCGCGCGGTTCGACGGCGAAATGGCCACCCACGATCCGAAGTGCGAGATTTGGGTCCACGGAGGTGCGGCATGA
- a CDS encoding GNAT family N-acetyltransferase encodes MIPRLVDIPQLETERLILRAPEARDLDALAPFVMSDRASFVGGGSDADRGDAWRVLATLSGHWHLRGYGVYVIVPKGSDTAIGSMGPWNPEGWPEPELSWTIWDAAAEGQGFAFEAMIEIRRYVYDVLGWDTAVSYIDPANTRSIALAERMGCVIDEGANGPGAESLVYRHPVLAEVLA; translated from the coding sequence ATGATCCCCCGCCTTGTGGATATCCCCCAGCTTGAGACGGAGCGCCTGATCCTCCGCGCCCCCGAGGCCCGCGATCTGGACGCACTCGCGCCGTTCGTCATGTCCGACCGCGCCAGCTTCGTCGGCGGTGGCAGCGACGCCGACCGGGGCGATGCCTGGCGCGTCCTCGCTACCCTCTCCGGCCACTGGCACCTGCGCGGTTACGGCGTCTACGTGATCGTCCCGAAAGGCTCCGACACGGCCATCGGCTCCATGGGTCCGTGGAACCCCGAAGGCTGGCCCGAACCGGAACTCAGCTGGACGATCTGGGACGCCGCCGCCGAAGGTCAGGGCTTCGCGTTCGAGGCGATGATCGAGATCCGCCGCTACGTCTACGACGTCCTCGGCTGGGACACCGCCGTCAGCTATATCGACCCCGCCAACACCCGCTCCATCGCGCTGGCCGAACGGATGGGCTGCGTGATCGACGAAGGCGCAAACGGCCCCGGTGCGGAAAGCCTTGTCTATCGCCACCCCGTTCTCGCGGAGGTGCTGGCATGA
- a CDS encoding GNAT family N-acetyltransferase, with protein sequence MAQRCTQPPSGPAAEAAAMHRASVPVLETARLRLRAPDLHDLPAWTRIFAGWPGEPMDAEDAWTQFSTYVACWMLHGHGPFAVELRDGTLVGFTIVGLEWGDDEPELGWMLLPEYRGHGYGTEAARAVRDFGLSVLPTCVSYIDPKNIASSAVARRLNAVRDDRAEAQIAEREGMTIEVWRHGAAA encoded by the coding sequence ATGGCGCAACGCTGCACCCAGCCCCCTTCGGGGCCCGCGGCGGAGGCTGCGGCGATGCATCGGGCGTCCGTCCCGGTGCTGGAAACCGCGCGCCTGCGCCTGCGCGCGCCTGACCTCCACGACCTTCCCGCCTGGACCCGCATCTTCGCCGGTTGGCCGGGCGAGCCGATGGACGCGGAAGATGCGTGGACCCAGTTCAGCACCTACGTCGCGTGCTGGATGCTCCACGGTCACGGCCCCTTCGCGGTGGAGCTGCGCGACGGCACGCTGGTCGGTTTCACCATCGTCGGCCTTGAATGGGGTGATGACGAGCCGGAGCTTGGCTGGATGCTCCTGCCCGAATACCGGGGCCACGGCTACGGGACGGAAGCGGCCCGGGCCGTGCGCGATTTCGGCCTCTCCGTGCTGCCCACCTGCGTCAGCTACATCGACCCGAAGAACATTGCATCATCTGCCGTGGCGCGCCGCCTGAACGCTGTCCGCGATGACAGGGCAGAGGCGCAGATCGCCGAACGCGAAGGCATGACGATCGAGGTCTGGCGACATGGAGCGGCGGCATGA
- the ffh gene encoding signal recognition particle protein, with protein MFENLSERLSGVFDRLTKQGALSEDDVRTAMREVRVALLEADVSLPVARSFIKAVEKKATGAAVTKSITPGQQVIKIVHDELIATLRGDVDPGVLKIDNPPAPILMVGLQGSGKTTTTAKLAKRLKDREGKKVLMASLDTNRPAAMEQLAILGTQIGVDTLPIVAGEDPVAIAKRAKTQAGLGGYDVYMLDTAGRLHIDQELIAQAAAVRDVANPRETLLVVDGLTGQDAVNVAEEFDDKIGVSGVVLTRMDGDGRGGAALSMRQITGKPIRFVGLGEKMDAIETFEPERIAGRILGMGDIVSLVEKAQETLEAEQAERMMKRFQKGMFNMNDLKGQLEQMQKMGGMQGMMGMMPGMAKMSKQIEEAGFDDTVITRQIALIQSMTKKERANPGLLQASRKKRIAKGAGQDVADLNKLLKMQRQMADAMKKMGKMGKKGLMRGGLGALMGKGGGMPPGMDAAGMGGMDAKALERAAKQMGAGGGGGLPGLGGGAALPPGLGGLGDGKKK; from the coding sequence ATGTTTGAGAATCTCTCCGAACGCCTGTCCGGCGTCTTCGACCGCCTCACCAAGCAAGGCGCGCTCAGCGAAGATGACGTGCGCACCGCGATGCGCGAGGTCCGCGTGGCGCTGCTGGAGGCCGATGTCTCCCTGCCCGTGGCGCGCTCCTTCATCAAGGCGGTGGAGAAGAAGGCGACCGGTGCCGCCGTCACGAAATCCATCACCCCCGGCCAGCAGGTCATCAAGATCGTCCATGATGAGCTGATCGCGACCCTGCGCGGCGACGTGGATCCCGGTGTCCTGAAAATCGACAACCCGCCCGCCCCGATCCTCATGGTCGGCCTGCAGGGCTCGGGCAAAACGACGACCACGGCGAAACTTGCCAAGCGGTTGAAGGACCGTGAGGGCAAGAAGGTGCTGATGGCCTCGCTCGACACCAACCGCCCCGCGGCGATGGAGCAACTGGCGATCCTCGGCACCCAGATCGGCGTCGATACCCTGCCCATCGTGGCCGGCGAAGACCCGGTCGCCATCGCCAAACGCGCCAAGACCCAGGCAGGGCTCGGCGGCTACGACGTCTACATGCTCGACACCGCCGGTCGCCTGCATATCGACCAGGAACTGATCGCCCAGGCCGCCGCCGTGCGCGATGTCGCCAACCCGCGTGAGACGCTTCTTGTGGTCGACGGCCTGACCGGTCAGGACGCCGTCAACGTGGCCGAGGAATTCGACGACAAGATCGGCGTCTCGGGCGTGGTCCTCACCCGGATGGACGGCGATGGCCGTGGCGGTGCGGCGCTGTCGATGCGCCAGATCACCGGCAAACCGATCCGTTTCGTCGGCCTCGGCGAGAAGATGGACGCCATTGAGACGTTCGAGCCGGAGCGCATCGCGGGCCGCATCCTCGGCATGGGCGACATCGTCAGCCTGGTCGAAAAGGCGCAGGAAACGCTGGAGGCCGAACAGGCCGAGCGCATGATGAAGCGCTTCCAGAAGGGCATGTTCAACATGAACGACCTCAAGGGCCAGCTGGAGCAGATGCAGAAGATGGGCGGCATGCAGGGCATGATGGGCATGATGCCCGGCATGGCCAAGATGTCGAAACAGATCGAGGAGGCGGGCTTCGACGACACGGTCATCACCCGCCAGATCGCCCTGATCCAGTCGATGACCAAGAAGGAACGCGCCAATCCCGGCCTGCTCCAGGCGTCCCGCAAGAAGCGCATCGCCAAGGGCGCGGGCCAGGACGTGGCCGACCTCAACAAGCTTCTGAAGATGCAGCGCCAGATGGCGGATGCGATGAAGAAGATGGGCAAGATGGGCAAGAAGGGCCTGATGCGCGGCGGCCTCGGTGCGCTGATGGGCAAGGGCGGCGGGATGCCGCCGGGCATGGATGCCGCGGGCATGGGCGGCATGGACGCCAAGGCGCTGGAACGCGCGGCCAAGCAGATGGGGGCGGGCGGCGGTGGCGGTCTGCCCGGCCTCGGCGGCGGTGCAGCACTTCCACCCGGCCTCGGCGGTTTGGGCGACGGCAAGAAGAAGTGA
- a CDS encoding DoxX family protein — MSNVHKYGLLAVKALLTLAFVAAGAAKLIGAEMMVATFEAIGWGQWFRYVTGVIEVGAAILLWVPGRQAIGAFLLTATMIAAVGFHLLVLGPSAVPAAVLGLLSALVLYAHRGQLRGAVPA, encoded by the coding sequence ATGTCGAATGTCCATAAATACGGACTTCTTGCCGTAAAGGCCCTCCTGACGCTGGCCTTCGTCGCCGCTGGCGCGGCAAAGCTGATCGGGGCGGAGATGATGGTCGCCACGTTCGAGGCGATCGGCTGGGGCCAGTGGTTCCGCTACGTGACCGGCGTGATCGAGGTGGGCGCGGCCATCCTGCTTTGGGTGCCGGGTCGTCAGGCTATCGGGGCCTTCCTTCTGACCGCCACGATGATCGCCGCCGTGGGGTTCCACCTGCTCGTCCTCGGCCCGTCTGCCGTGCCCGCCGCGGTACTCGGCCTCTTGTCCGCGCTGGTTCTCTACGCCCATCGCGGCCAGCTGCGCGGGGCCGTGCCCGCCTGA
- a CDS encoding FMN-dependent NADH-azoreductase — protein sequence MTHILRLDASARTEGSVSRDLTDKIIARLSPDTVTVRDLAHGIPLIDAAWIGANFTPADARSPDQGETLALSDTLVAEVQAADTIVIGLPIYNFGVPAALKAWVDQVARAGVTFRYSETGPKGLLDGKRAIVAVASGGTEAGSEIDFATGYIRHILGFIGIHDVTFVTADRLMVDAEASLKSAQSQVDALAA from the coding sequence ATGACCCACATCCTGCGCCTCGACGCCTCCGCCCGGACCGAGGGCTCCGTCTCTCGCGACCTGACCGACAAGATCATCGCCCGCCTGTCGCCCGATACCGTGACCGTGCGCGACCTCGCCCATGGTATCCCGCTGATCGACGCGGCGTGGATCGGTGCCAATTTCACCCCCGCCGATGCGCGCAGCCCGGACCAGGGCGAAACGCTCGCGTTGTCCGACACGCTCGTGGCCGAGGTTCAGGCCGCCGACACGATCGTGATCGGCCTTCCGATCTACAATTTCGGTGTACCCGCCGCGCTCAAGGCCTGGGTGGATCAGGTCGCGCGCGCGGGCGTCACCTTCCGCTATTCCGAGACCGGACCGAAGGGCCTGTTGGACGGCAAGCGCGCCATCGTCGCCGTTGCCTCCGGCGGGACAGAGGCCGGGTCGGAGATCGACTTCGCCACCGGCTATATCCGCCACATCCTCGGCTTCATCGGCATCCATGACGTCACCTTCGTCACCGCCGACCGCCTGATGGTGGATGCGGAAGCGTCCCTGAAATCCGCGCAGTCGCAAGTCGACGCGCTCGCAGCCTGA
- a CDS encoding LysR family transcriptional regulator, which produces MDNWDEIRTAFQVAKRGTVSGAAEALGVHHATVIRHIDALESRLGAKLFQRHARGYTATEAGQDLFSVAGSADDQFTQLASRIKGRGDEVTGELIVTSLGALSPLLVPTIAEFQERHPDLRVRLISDARLFRLEYGEAHVAIRAGKLPDQPDNIVQPFFTQTLKLVASKSYVKRFGMLEGDDVSQHRFVGTTDETPRAPYFRWLNENVPGASIYFRASSMVAVKEAVLAGVGIGFVASWDRDRTDDLVEMLPPLEDWTAKIWLVTHMDLHRTAKVQSFVRHLKEEVKAWPV; this is translated from the coding sequence ATGGACAATTGGGACGAAATCCGCACCGCGTTTCAGGTCGCCAAGCGCGGCACCGTATCGGGCGCGGCGGAGGCGCTTGGCGTACATCACGCCACGGTCATCCGCCATATCGACGCCCTGGAATCGCGGTTGGGCGCGAAGCTGTTTCAGCGCCATGCAAGGGGCTACACCGCCACCGAAGCCGGCCAGGACCTGTTTTCCGTGGCCGGGTCCGCGGACGATCAGTTCACCCAGCTCGCCAGCCGGATCAAGGGCCGCGGGGATGAGGTGACGGGGGAGTTGATCGTGACCTCCCTCGGCGCGCTGTCGCCGCTTCTGGTGCCGACGATTGCGGAGTTTCAGGAGCGCCACCCGGATCTGCGCGTGCGCCTGATCTCGGACGCGCGGCTGTTCCGCCTGGAATACGGCGAGGCCCATGTGGCGATCCGGGCAGGCAAGCTGCCCGATCAGCCCGACAATATCGTGCAGCCCTTCTTCACCCAGACCCTGAAACTGGTGGCGAGCAAATCCTACGTGAAGCGGTTCGGGATGCTGGAGGGCGACGATGTCAGCCAGCATCGCTTCGTGGGCACCACGGACGAAACACCGCGAGCCCCCTATTTCCGCTGGCTGAACGAGAATGTGCCGGGCGCGTCGATCTATTTCCGCGCGTCGTCCATGGTCGCGGTGAAGGAGGCGGTGCTTGCGGGCGTCGGCATCGGGTTCGTGGCCTCGTGGGACCGGGACCGCACCGATGACTTGGTGGAGATGTTGCCGCCGCTCGAAGATTGGACGGCGAAGATCTGGCTGGTGACCCATATGGACCTGCACCGCACCGCGAAGGTGCAAAGCTTCGTGCGCCATCTCAAGGAAGAAGTGAAAGCCTGGCCCGTATGA
- a CDS encoding DMT family transporter, with the protein MLAFSGLVAGSFSLGGQVAAEIAPTALNAVRFAIAALIMAAFVWARGVRVGPALVAPWRYLILGGLFAIYFVLMFEGLKTAPPVSAAAVFTLTPLMSALFGWVLLRQLVDGRIALALSIGGVGAAWVIFRADWQAVLAFEVGRGEAIYFVGCIAHALYTPMVRVLNRGEPVLVFSFLTLVSCALCIAIWGIGDIAATDWAGLRPMVWIAIAYVAIFASAATVFLIQFASLRLPSSKVMAYTYLTPSWVILWEIALGQPVPAALVLVGVGLTITALLLLLKN; encoded by the coding sequence ATGCTGGCGTTTTCGGGCCTCGTGGCCGGATCGTTCAGCCTGGGCGGGCAGGTGGCCGCGGAGATCGCGCCGACCGCGCTCAACGCCGTGCGGTTCGCCATCGCGGCCCTCATCATGGCGGCGTTCGTCTGGGCGCGGGGCGTGCGCGTGGGCCCGGCCCTCGTTGCGCCGTGGCGATACCTGATCCTTGGCGGGCTCTTCGCGATCTATTTCGTGCTGATGTTCGAGGGGTTGAAGACCGCACCTCCCGTCTCCGCCGCCGCCGTCTTCACGCTCACGCCCCTGATGAGCGCGCTGTTCGGTTGGGTGCTGTTGCGACAATTGGTGGACGGGCGCATCGCGCTGGCGCTCAGCATCGGGGGTGTCGGCGCGGCATGGGTGATCTTTCGCGCCGATTGGCAGGCGGTTCTGGCGTTCGAGGTCGGTCGGGGGGAGGCGATCTACTTCGTCGGGTGCATCGCCCACGCGCTCTACACCCCCATGGTGCGGGTCCTGAACCGGGGCGAGCCGGTGCTGGTCTTCTCCTTCCTCACGCTGGTGTCGTGCGCCCTCTGCATCGCGATCTGGGGCATCGGCGACATCGCGGCGACCGATTGGGCGGGCCTGCGCCCAATGGTCTGGATCGCCATCGCCTATGTCGCGATCTTCGCCAGCGCCGCCACGGTCTTCCTGATCCAGTTCGCGTCCCTGCGCCTGCCGTCGTCCAAGGTGATGGCCTATACCTACCTGACTCCGTCCTGGGTGATCCTGTGGGAGATCGCGCTTGGCCAGCCCGTTCCCGCCGCGCTGGTCCTGGTGGGCGTGGGGCTGACGATCACGGCGCTGCTTTTGCTGCTCAAGAATTGA
- a CDS encoding ClbS/DfsB family four-helix bundle protein produces MPAATCRAELLAVTDKEWAKLTATLDRVSDDIAMVPLGDDPSPRDIVTHRAHWIGLFFQWLREGEAAQMPDHGVKWTQLKPYNTGLRAQYADMSWNEARNWLNMEHTRLRAWIAGAGDDVLYGAPMPGGTGWTTGRYAEAAGPSHYRSAAKYVRGVLRQSGTI; encoded by the coding sequence ATGCCCGCTGCCACCTGCCGCGCGGAACTGCTTGCCGTGACCGACAAGGAATGGGCCAAGCTCACCGCCACGCTGGACCGTGTGTCGGACGACATCGCGATGGTGCCCCTGGGCGATGATCCGAGCCCGAGGGATATCGTCACCCACCGCGCCCATTGGATCGGCCTGTTCTTTCAATGGCTGCGGGAAGGGGAGGCCGCGCAAATGCCCGATCACGGGGTGAAGTGGACGCAGTTGAAGCCTTACAATACCGGGCTGCGCGCGCAATACGCGGATATGTCGTGGAATGAAGCGCGGAACTGGCTTAACATGGAGCACACCCGCCTGCGCGCCTGGATCGCGGGGGCGGGTGACGACGTGCTCTACGGTGCGCCGATGCCGGGCGGTACGGGATGGACGACCGGCCGATATGCGGAGGCCGCAGGTCCGAGCCACTACCGGTCGGCGGCGAAATATGTGCGCGGGGTTCTAAGGCAATCGGGAACGATCTGA
- a CDS encoding helix-turn-helix transcriptional regulator → MAPTLDTVFAALADPTRRAILQMLLEDDMAVTDVADPFDMSLAAISKHLGVLTNAGLITQEKRGRVKWCKLDPDAMKGASVWMQGFGQFEPINLDAFEAFLERELGGE, encoded by the coding sequence ATGGCCCCCACGCTCGACACCGTCTTTGCCGCGCTCGCCGACCCCACACGGCGCGCCATCCTGCAAATGCTGCTGGAGGATGACATGGCCGTCACCGACGTGGCGGACCCCTTCGACATGAGCCTGGCCGCGATCTCCAAGCACCTTGGTGTTTTGACGAATGCGGGCCTCATCACCCAGGAAAAACGCGGGCGGGTGAAATGGTGCAAGCTGGACCCCGACGCAATGAAGGGCGCCTCCGTCTGGATGCAGGGCTTCGGGCAGTTCGAGCCGATAAACCTCGATGCGTTCGAGGCGTTTTTGGAACGCGAGTTGGGTGGGGAATAA
- a CDS encoding AtpZ/AtpI family protein, whose product MAESDEDRLRALEARIAAAKSKADPERDHMEEHYSQAQLAWRMVIELVAGLGIGFGIGYGLDWALGTTPWLMVVFVILGFIAGVRTMIRSAQEIQKAAEDRARTETHDGD is encoded by the coding sequence ATGGCCGAGAGTGACGAGGATCGCCTGCGCGCGCTTGAAGCGCGGATCGCGGCGGCCAAGTCGAAGGCCGATCCCGAACGCGACCATATGGAGGAGCATTATTCCCAGGCGCAGCTGGCCTGGCGGATGGTGATCGAGCTGGTGGCCGGTTTGGGCATCGGTTTTGGCATAGGCTACGGGCTCGACTGGGCGTTGGGCACCACCCCGTGGCTGATGGTCGTGTTTGTAATTCTGGGTTTCATCGCCGGGGTCAGGACCATGATCCGCTCGGCGCAGGAAATCCAAAAGGCCGCGGAAGACCGCGCAAGGACGGAGACGCACGATGGCGACTGA
- a CDS encoding F0F1 ATP synthase subunit A: protein MDDYEGGLSIHPMDQFIVSPVFGDGPVGMFTVTNATLWMALAVLSVILLMVVGTRGRAVIPSRSQSIAELAYGFVRNMVEDVAGKDALPYFPYIFTLFLYILFANFLGLIPGSFTTTSHIAVTAILAGAVFLTVTILGFVKNGAGFLSLFWVSSAPLALRPILAVIELISYFVRPVSHSIRLAGNVMAGHAVLKVFAGFAGALGLAGIAPIIGVVAIYGLEVLVSAIQAYVFTILTCVYLKDALHPHH from the coding sequence ATGGACGATTACGAGGGCGGGCTGTCGATCCACCCGATGGATCAGTTCATCGTCTCGCCGGTCTTCGGCGACGGTCCGGTGGGCATGTTCACTGTCACCAACGCGACGCTGTGGATGGCGCTGGCGGTCCTGTCGGTGATCTTGCTGATGGTCGTGGGGACCCGCGGGCGTGCCGTGATCCCGTCGCGCAGCCAGTCCATCGCGGAGCTTGCCTACGGCTTCGTGCGCAACATGGTGGAGGACGTGGCAGGCAAGGACGCGCTGCCGTACTTCCCCTATATCTTCACGCTCTTCCTCTACATCCTGTTCGCCAACTTCCTGGGCCTGATCCCCGGCAGCTTCACCACGACCTCGCATATCGCGGTCACCGCGATCCTTGCCGGCGCGGTGTTCCTGACGGTGACGATCCTGGGCTTCGTCAAGAACGGCGCGGGCTTCCTGAGCCTGTTCTGGGTGTCGTCCGCGCCGCTGGCGCTGCGCCCGATCCTTGCCGTGATCGAGCTGATTTCCTACTTCGTGCGCCCCGTCAGCCATTCCATTCGTCTGGCCGGTAACGTCATGGCGGGCCACGCGGTCCTCAAGGTGTTCGCAGGGTTCGCGGGCGCGCTTGGCCTGGCCGGGATCGCGCCGATCATCGGTGTGGTCGCGATCTACGGCCTCGAAGTCCTCGTGTCGGCCATCCAGGCCTACGTGTTCACAATCCTGACGTGTGTCTACCTCAAGGACGCGCTTCACCCGCATCACTAA